The genomic DNA CCCCTTGAAAGTAAGTCCATGCACTTTCTTCGATACCTGTGACTTTTTATATCTTCATCGTTTTCACAATTTTATACCGTATTATTCGTAGTTATTCTTTAAAAGTCTTTAGCTTAATATTTGTGGCGCGTTTGCTCAGTGTCCGGCCTGGCGCCAGGGCGGGCGCCAGGTGCCAGGTGCCAGAGTTTTGCAAAACCCCACCACATTTAGAGACATAAAAAACTCGCTAAAAAACACACATTTTCCCCAAAATCAATACcgaaagaaatattttcctttttatttATCGGTGGTAATTATTTCTAAAACTTTGCATGACGAGAATAACACAATGAACAAGCAAACGGAACCATTGTCGAAAACAATTTCCTCGTAAAATAcgttttgattttttattttatatatcgatatatattttgaggTATTATCTTATATAGACAGGGATGctgaaataattgaaaactATAAACTTGCAACAAACTTCTCAGCACTTGCCCCTTtatcttccaattctttcagACCATTCATTATACCTTCGCCAAAGCTGCCAAGTGATTTAAAAACTTTCAAGGATTTTATAGGCTTTAACTGATcagtttcaaaaagcttggAAGTATAACTAACGAACCAAGAACCAAATCTAATATCTTCATGAAACTTCTTTATATTTACAGTTTCAATTATTAACTttgtttttaaattttttctcaCACACTCAGTTGTACCCTCGGGGAGTCCAACAATGCAAACTAGCTTCTTGGTTTCGGTGTTACCGTGTTCCAATATTTTGGACAATACAGTGGCTGTTTCTTTGGATATCACATCAATTCCATAATTGACACCTTCCGGACAAAGATCCGCAATCTCTTCCAAGATTCTCTCTGCAGGTTGAAAACGATCTATCACATGGGTTGCGCCTAGCTCTTTTAGATAATCTTTGTGTTTGCTTGAAGATATAATAACAATTTTGTCGAATTTTTTGCAGGCTTTGGCCAATTGTATGACATAAAGTCCTACAGAAGAGCTACCACCCCATATTGCAATGTTTTGCGCTTTGtcgttatttttttgtaccTCTACTGTCAAATCTACAATAGTGGAGATTGCTGAACCAGCTGTCACTAGTGCCACACCAATTCCAGCGGCGAATTCAAGACcaaatttattttgaaCTAAACCAATGGGCAGTTTATGCTGTGGAATTCTCCAAACCAACCGGGAATCAAAAACCGTGTACTCTTGAAAAGTTGAAGTTTTCAGGTCTCGGTAAGATGTGCTGGCCAAGAAtacttctgaaaaaatcgggaatttttttttgtccaCCTTGGGGCCTTGTTTAATCACAATTCCACTGCACTCTCGGCCATTAACCcatggaaaagaatatatattGAACCTGTACTTTTTGGACTTCCAATCCACATGGTTCAAGCCAACATATTCGTTTTGAACAAGAATTTCGTACTCTTTTAATTGCTTGGTGACAGGTAAACTGGCGCAGGCAACTAAATCTTTCTCAAACGTTGAAATAATTAGgcctttttgaaatcttggCACAATTATGGATGgactttcattttcaaaaagccTTCTTGATTTGAAGCTTCCCACTTTTTCTACACTTTTCTGAGAACTTTCCTCAAAACAGTAGGATGGATCATCAATCCTCCTTTTTAACATCCTGCGCCACAATATAATTATGTTTTTGAGCACCtatattcttcaaatttctcagGGTTCGGCCTTGCATCTGAATCTACATTTTTATActctttgaataaataAGGCAGATCTCTTGTCCAATTAGAAACAGCACTTATCGGTTCAAGAAACGAAATTTAAGAAACTCCACTTAAATTGCTTTCTATTGAAAGTTTGATATGACCATAACAAATTGAGGAGGACACCACGATGTTAATTCATTCAGCACTTCATGGAACAGGTCCTGTTAATTCCGGGTGCCGGTCTTCTGTGGCGCCCGAAGACAAAGACTAAATGCTCTGTCAACCACTTATACCACAAGCATTACCATAAGAGGTTCTCGAACGGACAGccagaaaaatatatatcaaGATTAGTATATAGATCATGGGTTCAGAAAGGGAAGATGCAAAAGTTTCATGAGGTCGAGAATATCAGGCACTCGTAGGCGTGTGttggatttttttgactGTATTGTAAAGCAATGACGACAGACAACGGCAAGAGAAAATTATCTAAGATTGATAATGTGGCAGCAGCTAAAAAGGCAAAACCCCACCcacagagaaaaaaagaattaatAATCAATGCTTTCTTGATGGGAGCTGCTGGTAACCAGACAATTGGTATTTGGAGACACCCCAATGACAAGTCGACACAGTTATACCAAACCCCTACGTATTGTACCGACCTGGCTAAGCTGTTAGAAAGAGGCAAGTTCCACACGGTTTTTCTGGCAGATGTTTTAGGTCCGTACGATGTTTACAAAGGGGGGCAGAACTTTGGGCCGGTAGCTAAAACCGGAGCGCAATGGCCCATATCTGACCCAAGTTATTTTATCCCCTTGATGGCTTATGTGACATCAAAGTTGGCCTTCGGTATTACCATATCTACCATTAGTGAGCAGCCCTATCATCTTGCCAGAAGATTGGGAACCTTGGATCTCATAACAAATGGTAGAGTTGGTTGGAACATCGTAACGTCTTATTTGGACAGCGCGTCAAGGAATCTGCTGAATGGAGAGACTCTTCCAAGCAGCCAAGAACGTTACAAACGtgctgaagaatttgttgaagtcGTTTTAAAGTTGTTTTTGAGCTCTTGGCAGGATGGTGCTGTGAAGTTGGACAGAGAAAACGGAATTTTCACGGACCCAGAGGGATTGAGACATATCAATCATGTTGGGAAGTATTTCAAAGTGCCAGGGCCTGGAATTACATCACCAAGTCAACAAAAGCTCCCAGTGATTATACAGGCTGGAACCTCATCCCGTGGTATAGAGTTGGCTGCCAGGAATGCGGAAGTAATCTTTTTGGCATCATTGACACCAgaagatttggaaaaatctGTCAGGGATATCAAATTGATTGCACAGAATAAATACGGTCGGGATCCGACTaaaatgaagtttttgGCTTTGATAACTGTGATCTTAGGTGACACGCACGAAGAGGCTGAAAGTCGGTACCTAGAATATCTGCGGTACtctgatgaagaaggtgCAAAGGCAATGTTCTCTGGGTGGACTGGTGTGGATATCGACAAATTTGGggatgaagaagttttgACGAACGTTGAGCATCTAGCAGTTGCATCGGCagtgaaaaaatggcaaaatgCACATCCcagagttgaaaaatggacAAAAAGAGCCATAGTCCAGGAAATTAAAGTTGGTGGTAGCGGCCCCTTAATTATTGGGACACCCAGAGAGGTCGCAGATACCATTCAGGAATGGGTTGATATATCTGACATTGATGGCTTTAATTTTGCATACACTGTGCTACCACAGAGCTATGAGGAAATTGTTGACAAGCTTTTGCCTGTGTTGAGAGACCGTGGTCTTGCCAGAAGAGATTATCCCGATACCGACGAAAGAAGTGAATACCTCACCTTCAGGGAGCAGCTCTTTGGGCAAAAAACTCTCGATGTTACTCATCCGGCCTACACTTTGAACTGGGCATCTGATGAGTCCAAGCAAGATTATGAAAGTCGTTTGAATAAAGTATGATGAAGACAGAAATTGTTGAGCTTTAATACATATACAGTGTCTCTGCTTCAAAGAAGCACTATTCATGATTAATTAGACTGAATAATTCAATCACTCATATGAGATCTTCGAAGAATTAAATATGCatatattatattttaGGTAGTGTGTCTAATGGTTAGAAAGTGTCAATACCTGAAAATACCGTCGCGATTGTGATTTTAGAAAGCACTATATCTTTTATTTGTTATCGATGGGTTATCTCCAATGGTATCTTGATCATTGATAAAAGTTAATCATTATATATTTGAGTTGACGGCGCCACAAAAAACTGTGGAAGACTTCAGTCAAAGCGACTCAAAGTTTTAGATAATTTTTGGGCACCAACGAAAACCGGTGCCAGCAGTAGAGCGGATGATATTGAATTGTAAATAACGAAAACAGTCATGAATAACTTCTATATAAGTCGAAAATCAACGATTATTTtgcaatttgaaagatgttTCATTCATGTCCCTTGAATTAAAGGAGAGCGTATTTGAGGAGCAGAACATTTTGGAGGCTGCAGGTATAAGAGGGTGTAATTATGACAGTAAAGGATggttttcaaatcaacaCTGTGGCAATTATTGGAGGAGGTGCAGCCGGCATTACAActctttttgaattattaAATACTAAGAATGACGGTTCCACCACCATTAGGTACAAGCAGAATGGCGAGCTTGATAATTCAATCTCAAATGAAGACCCAGCTTTTAGTAAAGTGGTATTATTCGAACAAACTGCAAAAATTGGCGGAATCTGGTCACCAAGTTTTGAGAATCCGGATACTATTTCGCAATCAATGCTAGAAACAGAGAGATATAATGATCCTTATGTTTTGAGACCTGAAACGGCATTGCCTGAACAGTTTGGAGTGGAAGAATATACGTTGAAGAATCCTTTGGAGACAAAAAACCACCCTGGTAGTTACAGGTGGAGTAGTAGTGGTATTTACAAGCATTTATATTCAAATGTTCCTAGCAGATACCTTAAAAACTCATTCATTCCCCACAAGGACAGAACTGGATGTGAGGGTTCCACCAGAGATATTTTAGAGCCCTTGGTTCCAAACGGTGAAATAACAAATCGTCTCCTCGACTTTGCTGAGGAACACAATTTAGCTGGCAAAGTTAGATTCAACTCTGAAGTTGCCCGTATTTGTAAAACCCCAGATGGCAAGAAATGGAAACTCATTGTAAAGCACAGTACAGAAAATGGATTGATGGCGCAATGGTATACCGAATATTTTGATGCTATCGTTGTAGCCACAGGGCACTACTCGGTCCCGTATGTACCCCATATAAAGGGCCTGTCATCGTGGAATAAAGAATTACCTTCGAGTGTCCtccattcaaaatcttaTAGGAACCCAGATATCTTCAAGGACAAAGTTTGTCTTTTTGTGGGAACAGGCCTAAGTGGTATAGATATTCTACAGTATACTTTCCCCATTGCCAAACAGGTTATTGTCTCAAGAACGACTGGTAAGGAGGAAATCTATAAATGGTTAACGAATGCAGCAAATTCTGATGGTATCATTGTTAAACCAAGGATAAAAGAAGTGATAGCATccaatggaaaaaaaattattttcGAGGATAATTCCTCCGTCGATGCAGTCGACTATATAATCTTCTCAACAGGCTACCACTGGCATTACACCTTTTTAAACTCCGAAGAGACTGGCGTCCGTATTTTTCATAGAAATGGCATCCCGGATGGGTCATCCATGATCGGTGGTTTATATCTCAACTCCTTCGCTATCGAGGATCCAACACTGGCATTTGTGGGCGTGACTGTGTCACCATTCAAGTGGCCATCATTTGAGCTGGCTGCTGCGACCATAGCCGGCATGTGGACAAACAACGGCAAACTCCCAGCTAAGGAGTTTCAGGTCGCttcagagaaaaagaagattgtCGAAAGGAGCAAAAGCGTACTGTACCATTATTATTCCGTCTCTAACTTTCCAGAGTATGTGAATGAGGCATCTGAGTTTTTGCCAAAGGGACGCAAAAGTTCAGATATATTCGATGAAAATCATCTGGATGATATGAACGCCTCTGCTGCCACTGCGGAAAGATTATTCTACCaaataaagaataaaagaatACTAGTTGAAGCAACGTTACCTACAGGTTGAATTGCGAATGACattatttcatttacaAAGTGATAGGTCCAATTGACTGTTGAGCGATTAAAAACATAAGAGCTTTGATACATATTagtaaatttgaaatatcatgCCATCATCCGATGTGATGGACAGCTCACTGTTTAGATTGATCACAGATTATTGCCTAGCTACTAAAGTTTAGCTATAAATATTGCATTGATGGATTGCagaaaatataaagaagTATTACACGCATAAGAgtgttttttctttgacatGTGGATATTCAAATTATATAAGACATGAAACATGTCACAAATACAAACCGActtcagaagaaaatatatatatggaAAGATGGATGTGCTTGGCTTCCtaatgtttcttttcatttcaaaactcTGACCACTGCAAAACTATTGATGATAGAATCGCTGGCACAACATCACTGATTTCACCAAGATCGGCGCATGTTGGCGTGATTGAAAACTTGTCAAAAACTCCTGCCACTAAAAAAACGGCAAAGAAATTATAGTTGAAGCACCAAGAAAGCCAATTTTGCTGCGAATTAATGCCATCTTGTCCGACTGAAATATCTCAAAGAAATGTCTCAAGTTGAGACAAGGCTACTGCTTCATTATTCAGTCGACTCTGACTGGCAAAGATAAATAGtgattcattttcgaaATTGTGGATGCTAGCTGGTTTGGACACCGATAACATTATTGTGAAGTGCAGGGACGCAGATATGTAACTATTTTACTATCGGGTATAAGAGTGGAACAGCTTacatcaaagaaatgattgGGTTAGCCCTAGCAGTATTTCCAGGTCACTGTCATATGTCTCAATAGCAAGAGGGAAAGAGTATTTTCTCTTCTGTTTAGCTCTTTGTTCGGAGTTCCAGTGTTTACCCGCATCACTAATAAGAATTCCTGCAAGGGTTTTCAACAACATGGTCTAAGGGAAGGGAAGAAAACGCATGTAAAGGCAGATTCTACTCCTTGGAGATAATGAATGTAATTACTATTTTGTTTGACGTATTTTTCCACTGGCTGAAgccaattttcaaattatcaatttcaacagttcCGAGGATTCCAATATTGTTTCTGCAGATGAGAACTGTAAGCAGGTGCTTGAAAACGCTATCAGTAAACACAATCGCGGTTTGAAATAGAATAGGACGCTATTTCATTCAACCAATTGTATGTTTACTGGAGCTACGAGGAGATATTAACGTTGTTTATCTACTTGAAGTATTACAGAGAACCGTGGAGGTGAAAAGGCTGGTGGTAGTTTAACGGATGTGGCTATGTGCCAGCTGTATCAGCAGAAAGTATACCATTGCGGCATCTTGCAGAATTAAGATTCCTGCCACCACAGAGTAACAGAAAATTCAAGCTTCTGGAAGGTTATGCAACGCTGAGCTAATGAATACCAATATTTGACAAAACCTTATTATTGCCATTCAAATCGCTTGTTGCCATCTTCTTTCGACAGGTTGCAGTAGTAGTTCAATGTAGACAACATAAAATTTCGTGATATAAAAAACCAACCTCCTTGTTTATACCATATTTCTCACGCAAGCTAACATTATGTATTCAGTAACCTTCCTATTGCACCTACTCATAGCTTTTTGATCCGCGAGACGgcagaattttttaaagcaACAAGATGGCTATATAAATTGAAGTACTCAGGATAAATAAAGGAAGTTTAATTCACTCTCACTCGTTAATAATACACCCAGCGTTTCTCGAAAATGCTAGGTAGAGCACCTGAAACGCAACATCATGTTTGCGGACTCAGTATTGCCAATGTTCTCAAATTTTAACAGGtttttttgagaattttaTACTTTTATTACACTGGTTCAGAGAGTACCGACATGATGACAGTCAGAGACATAGATATTTGATTTAAGAGTGTGAAGCGAAAAAGGCGTCACATTCTATGCGACGAGAGATTggaaagaaacaaaaagggAGAcgtttcaatttcagaacAAGTACCATCTAAAAGAACCGTGAAAGCAAATAAGGTTAATAAATTCTTCGAAAAAAAGTTATTGTGAACTCAAAGGACACCATTTCtgtaaagaaaatttaTCTGCGCAATCGAAAAGAAGCTGCGGAAGAATAGATAAATCGCTAAAAAAACATGTCAACAATCCCGAAACATCATCACGATGACCGTTGACTATATGTAAGTGAACGTATACAATTCTCTCAGTTAATCGAAACTAGCAACAAAAGACATAGCAGATAAATGTGGAAGAACCTTTGTCACATTGGGATCCTCACCAATAAAATTCAAAGGGAAACCTAGGTCGAAAGACACAACACTTTCCAGGTATTTAACCTGTTCTGGAGTCAACTTTATTTTCAAGGCGGCTATATTCTGCTCGAGATGTTCAACCTTTCTACCACCCACCAATGGGAAGACGTTTTTGGCCTTGGAGCGGATATAGGCAAGAGCAATAGATGTAATTGACTCTATGCCATGCTCTTTGGCAACATGTTCCAGGGCTGCACTGATCTTGATCTCGGCCTCCGTCTGTTCACCGGCACCTAGGAAACCACGCAACCGGTCTCCGTTggttttcatttcttcaatagtTTTTTGGGTTTTGAATCTACCGCCACCCAAAACATCCCAAGGAACAATTGCCATCCCGAAATGCCTAGCCATAGGAAGAATTTCACGTTCCAGGTCTCTGACCATCAAATTCCATCTACCTTGGTACACGGTAAAAGGTGTCTTGCCATGGGAGACAGCATAATAATTTGCTGCGGCAACAATCCATGCTGGCGTGTCGGAGACACCGAGGTAAAGAACCTTCCCTTGTTGTACCAAGATGTGCAGACTGTCCATAATCTCCTCGATAGATGTCATGTGGTCCCACCAGTGGAGATACAAGATATCGATATAATCGGTCTTCAGCTTACGTAGCGAGTCGCGCACGCTCACGTGCAGACTGCGCCTGTTATTACCACCAAAGTTGGCGGTCTTACCTTTGCCTAACGCGTGACAACGGTAGTCGCTGGTAAACTTGGTAGCAATCACCAATTGGTCACGGATATTTCTTTCCGCCATCCAATCGCCCAACCAGGTCTCTGACTGCTCATTTTGGTAGTTGTTGGCCGTGTCGATGAAATTACCACCTGCTTTATAGTACGCATCCAACAAAGCATAAGATTGCTTTTTGTCGACCGAGCCCATGAAGTCATTCCATGCGTCTCCAACTGACATAGCACCAAACACTAGTGGCGAGACCTTGACACCCGCTTTGCTGGAAAGCACTCTAAGACGACCTAGCTCGGTAGCAGGTTCGGGAGCCGGAGCCCATAAATCAGACATATTAACTGTAGGATTCTTGGTGGTGATCAATTAGGTGCTGAAGAGCAAGCTGTAATTCAGATGCAGCAACTGGAGCTCTTATTACCTCCCCTGTGCTACAATTAAATCCAGTCCTCCTTCCTTAAAAGATCCTTATTTATATACCTGCTTTCCCGCACTCTTCCTATCCGCTTCGAACGCCACCCACCCCTGAAACGGCCATACGATCCATGCGCGTTGGCGAACGAGGAACTTACTAAGCAGAAATGCAGTCCCCCTGCATTAGCCTGATGAGTGAAAGTTACATAGTCGTGTTTCCTGAAGGGTTACTTCGAGCCTTACGTAAGCTGCGTAAACTAAAGCTGGTCGCTGTGTTCTCCAAACATACGTACGGCTCGCGCGTCAGCTTCCACTAATTTGCCACCCGTTTTTCACAGGCATCCTACTAGAATAGTTGCACTTCTAAGTCACAGATACTAGTACCTGACTCAAAGGTCTCGTGCCATGTAATGGCTGAGTTGAAGCGCTTCATAATCAAGACTTACATGATCCGCGAACCTGGCTCGCCGCTCGCGAAGCGAGCGGTATTTCTTCAGGTCAAAAGCTTTTGATGTCCTTGGTAAATGAGGCATCTATGGGAAATTCTGGCTTGCGCCAAACTCACCAGCTCTCGAAGTCTGTCTTACCGTGCCCAGGCGTGAGATGCAGGCCGGACATGCGGTTGATTGAAAGCCCACCCTTCAAGTTTGTGCTGGCTGTGCTGGGAGACCCTGATACCTCTAGCCATTAGTTTTCTTACCTGAGGGGCGACGTGCCATGTAACTATGTAAGTCGCAATACTTCTCGAAACTCTATTTCTGCTTCGCGAGTGCTGGGGTAGGAGGCCAAGAGGTTTGACTCTCGAAgattgtttttcttttttttcccaCAATAGCCTTGGCGTTCACGTTGCGAGCGTTCACAGTAGAGCGTAAATACCTCATTGTTATAGTCTGAGTTACGACAGGGAGCTGGTGAACGCCACGTTGGGCAAATCTGCGCAGCAAGCGGCTTCGATCGGAAGGCCTTATCTGTGCATGATCGGGGGAGAGAATGGAAAGAACAGAAAAGATCGTTATGCGGTTGACTCAGTGGGCGAGATTGAGTGGACGTTCCTACAGGTGCTGAGCGCAGGTGGGTTTGGGTTTGTTTGTGACAATCTCGTTGGATAAGCGCGCGAGCAGGCGTCTGGTTCCCTTTATTCCAGCGCAAGTTACGGGGACTCGATTTTATATAAAGGGGGAGGGCTAGAACTGAGTTCGGGCAGTTGGGCTGCTGAGGAGCCACAAGCAGGACAAGAAGAAGGTCTCGTCTTTTTTACAGTCAGCCCCTTTCCGCAATCATTCCACGGTCAACGCACCAGGTCGCAATGAGTTTAGTTAAGCAAGTCAAGTTTGGCAACACCGGTCTAAAAATCTCACCCATTATCGTGGGCTGTATGTCGTACGGCTCCAGCAAATGGTCGCCATGGGTCATGGATAATAAGGAAAAGGTGTTTGAGATACTGAAGTACTGCTACGACCGCGGAATCCGTACTTTCGATACCGCGGATGTGTATAGTAACGGGAAAAGTGAACGGATGTTGGGGGAGTTCTTGAAGCACTACAACATCAACAGAGAAACAGTGGTTATCCTCACCAAGGTTCGTTTCGCTGTGAATGAGTCGATGGAGCTTCCGCTCAGTACCTTGTACAAAAAGGACGACGCGACGGCCTTGGCCCTCGCCAACCAGGGTGGGTTGTCGCGCAAGCACATATTGGATGGAGTGGCCAAGTCTGTGGAAAGATTGGGAACATATATCGACGTTTTGCAGATCCACAGAATGGACTACGATACTCCGATGGAGGAGACACTGAAGGCATTGAATGATGTCATCGAGAGAGGTGATGTCAGGTACATTGGTGGATCCAGCATGAAGGCTACTGAATTTGTGGAGATGCAATACATTGCCGAAAAGCACAATTGGTTCAAGTTTTCCAGTTGGCAATCGAAATATAACCTGGTATACAGGGAGGATGAGAGAGAGGTGATTCCGTATTCGAAGAAGCACAACATTGCCCTAATTCCATGGTCCCCTAACAACAGGGGCCTACTGACCAGGCCATTTGGAGAGACGACAGCAAGATCTGACGCTGACCCTCGTTTGCAGCAGGTGACAGAGGAAGACAAAGAAATTATCAAGCGTATTGAAAAGGTGGCAAAAGATAAAGGCTTGACGATGGCGCAGGTCTCTTCGGCATGGGTCTTGAGTAAAGGTTGTTATCCAATTATCGGGTTGAGCTCTGTCGAGCGTGTCAAAGAAGCAATTGGTGCGCTTGACGTAACTTTTACTGAGGAGGAAAGTAAATATCTCGAAGAATGCTACGCACCTAAGCCAGAGTTATGAACCGGTATGAAAATTATCTGTTTTGGGTCTCTTTTAGTTTAATAACAATCAGCAATGTTAATATGTAGTACAGAGATAGGGTCTGTGTGTAATCGACAAAAAGATTGCAACTCTATAGATGAAAGACATCTTATGTTCTCTGCAGTGGTAGGCTCTACTGGCATAACACCTCTCTTGTTGGTAAAAGGTTTATTTGAAACGCCGTTTGTGCGGATAGACATATGGGGATGCCGGCGCTTGAGAGCAATTTGGTCTTCGACAGCAGTGACTCTCATCCCATTGTGAGAGCTTACTAAAGCTTCTCGAAGGCCTT from Zygotorulaspora mrakii chromosome 7, complete sequence includes the following:
- a CDS encoding zinc-binding alcohol dehydrogenase family protein translates to MLKRRIDDPSYCFEESSQKSVEKVGSFKSRRLFENESPSIIVPRFQKGLIISTFEKDLVACASLPVTKQLKEYEILVQNEYVGLNHVDWKSKKYRFNIYSFPWVNGRECSGIVIKQGPKVDKKKFPIFSEVFLASTSYRDLKTSTFQEYTVFDSRLVWRIPQHKLPIGLVQNKFGLEFAAGIGVALVTAGSAISTIVDLTVEVQKNNDKAQNIAIWGGSSSVGLYVIQLAKACKKFDKIVIISSSKHKDYLKELGATHVIDRFQPAERILEEIADLCPEGVNYGIDVISKETATVLSKILEHGNTETKKLVCIVGLPEGTTECVRKNLKTKLIIETVNIKKFHEDIRFGSWFVSYTSKLFETDQLKPIKSLKVFKSLGSFGEGIMNGLKELEDKGASAEKFVASL
- a CDS encoding aldo/keto reductase, producing MSLVKQVKFGNTGLKISPIIVGCMSYGSSKWSPWVMDNKEKVFEILKYCYDRGIRTFDTADVYSNGKSERMLGEFLKHYNINRETVVILTKVRFAVNESMELPLSTLYKKDDATALALANQGGLSRKHILDGVAKSVERLGTYIDVLQIHRMDYDTPMEETLKALNDVIERGDVRYIGGSSMKATEFVEMQYIAEKHNWFKFSSWQSKYNLVYREDEREVIPYSKKHNIALIPWSPNNRGLLTRPFGETTARSDADPRLQQVTEEDKEIIKRIEKVAKDKGLTMAQVSSAWVLSKGCYPIIGLSSVERVKEAIGALDVTFTEEESKYLEECYAPKPEL